The Hydra vulgaris chromosome 11, alternate assembly HydraT2T_AEP genome contains a region encoding:
- the LOC124813791 gene encoding protein Abitram isoform X2, with the protein MDTKNYPSFVERYFTKYYYKDNDNGHTCILSHSNRICIVTLAGDHKALLEGPVQSITYNIGNRDYKYNDAHGKKKKNAFKVTLNTPICKITSANGTEYKIKCGVVGRLMEINDNLLQDISLLDRKRETEGYICILLHKFCSANELCSGLLSHEQYLKSLDLLHNDSIVRDDKKREYDGNDCDSNASSKRLCIQCLE; encoded by the exons atggacACTAAAAATTACCCATCTTTCGTTGAAAGATACTTCACTAAGTATTATTATAaag acaaTGATAATGGTCACACTTGTATTCTTAGCCATTCAAAtag aatCTGTATAGTGACATTGGCGGGAGATCATAAGGCATTATTAGAAGGCCCTGTTCAGTCAATCACTTATAATATAGGAAATCGagattataaatataatgatgCACatggaaaaaagaagaaaaatgcaTTCAAAGTAACTCTTAACACACCTATTTGCAAAATAACATCAGCTAATGGGACggagtataaaataaaatg TGGTGTTGTTGGACGACTGATGGAAATTAATGACAATCTACTTCAAGACATTTCTCTTCTAGATAGAAAG cgtGAAACTGAAGGTTACATTTGCATTTTGCTTCATAAATTTTGTTCGGCGAATGAGCTGTGTTCAGGTCTGCTTAGTCACGAACAGTACTTGAAATCTTTGGATTTGTTGCACAATGATTCTATTGTACGAGATGACAAAAAAAGAGAATACGACGGTAACGATTGCGATAGCAACGCTTCTTCAAAACGTTTATGTATCCAGTGTCTTGAATAG
- the LOC124813791 gene encoding protein Abitram isoform X1, whose protein sequence is MMPFRIIARYLANENLVNQLANTYIMRRLAQITHSVAMRATYNDNDNGHTCILSHSNRICIVTLAGDHKALLEGPVQSITYNIGNRDYKYNDAHGKKKKNAFKVTLNTPICKITSANGTEYKIKCGVVGRLMEINDNLLQDISLLDRKRETEGYICILLHKFCSANELCSGLLSHEQYLKSLDLLHNDSIVRDDKKREYDGNDCDSNASSKRLCIQCLE, encoded by the exons atgaTGCCTTTTCGCATTATTGCAAG GTATTTGGCAAATGAAAATTTGGTCAATCAg cttGCAAACACATATATAATGCGTCGCTTGGCTCAAATAACACACTCTGTTGCTATGAGAGCTACATACAATG acaaTGATAATGGTCACACTTGTATTCTTAGCCATTCAAAtag aatCTGTATAGTGACATTGGCGGGAGATCATAAGGCATTATTAGAAGGCCCTGTTCAGTCAATCACTTATAATATAGGAAATCGagattataaatataatgatgCACatggaaaaaagaagaaaaatgcaTTCAAAGTAACTCTTAACACACCTATTTGCAAAATAACATCAGCTAATGGGACggagtataaaataaaatg TGGTGTTGTTGGACGACTGATGGAAATTAATGACAATCTACTTCAAGACATTTCTCTTCTAGATAGAAAG cgtGAAACTGAAGGTTACATTTGCATTTTGCTTCATAAATTTTGTTCGGCGAATGAGCTGTGTTCAGGTCTGCTTAGTCACGAACAGTACTTGAAATCTTTGGATTTGTTGCACAATGATTCTATTGTACGAGATGACAAAAAAAGAGAATACGACGGTAACGATTGCGATAGCAACGCTTCTTCAAAACGTTTATGTATCCAGTGTCTTGAATAG